A stretch of the Malus sylvestris chromosome 10, drMalSylv7.2, whole genome shotgun sequence genome encodes the following:
- the LOC126586546 gene encoding eukaryotic translation initiation factor 4E-1-like, producing the protein MVVEDAPKTSATEDQAKTEANAKPREDDDEPEEGEIVGDQDSESSKPSKGIAPQSHALEHSWTFWFDSPAAKPAKSKQEDWGSSIRPIYTFTTVEEFWSIYNNVRHPSKFTVGTDFHCFKNKIEPKWEDPVCANGGNWTVTNPKGKSDTPWLYTLLAMIGEQFDHGDEICGAVVSVRKSQEKITLWTKNATNEAAQVSIGKQWKGFLDYNDTIGFVFHEDAIRLGRGAKNKYIA; encoded by the exons ATGGTGGTCGAAGACGCACCCAAGACTTCAGCTACAGAAGATCAGGCCAAGACCGAGGCGAACGCTAAGCCGAGGGAGGATGACGACGAGCCCGAAGAAGGAGAGATCGTCGGGGACCAAGACTCGGAGTCGTCGAAGCCTTCGAAGGGAATTGCGCCGCAGTCTCACGCCCTGGAGCACTCATGGACCTTCTGGTTCGATAGCCCTGCCGCAAAGCCCGCCAAGTCCAAGCAGGAGGATTGGGGCAGCTCCATCCGCCCGATCTACACCTTCACTACCGTCGAGGAGTTTTGGAG CATTTACAACAATGTACGTCATCCGAGCAAGTTCACTGTGGGGACCGATTTCCATtgtttcaaaaacaaaattgagccAAAGTGGGAGGATCCTGTGTGTGCTAATGGAGGAAACTGGACTGTCACTAATCCTAAGGGGAAATCTGATACCCCTTGGTTGTATACG TTGCTAGCAATGATAGGAGAACAGTTTGATCATGGAGATGAAATCTGTGGAGCAGTAGTCAGTGTCAGAAAAAGCCAAGAAAAAATAACTCTTTGGACCAAGAATGCAACAAATGAAGCTGCTCAG GTGAGCATTGGGAAACAATGGAAGGGGTTTCTGGACTACAATGACACTATTGGGTTCGTATTTCAT GAGGATGCGATTAGACTTGGGAGAGGTGCCAAGAATAAATACATAGCCTGA